The Sorangiineae bacterium MSr11367 genome window below encodes:
- a CDS encoding isocitrate lyase/phosphoenolpyruvate mutase family protein, with amino-acid sequence MNNAATFRSLHAPGEMLVLPNAWDCASAALFEASGARATATTSSAMAWSLGYPDGEHVPVALLADVVRRMVRTVSIPVSVDLERGFGATPRDVAESVTRILDAGAVGFNLEDGSGDPKAFAERLHAAREAAQRAGVDAFINARTDVVLHGKLPPEKHVEECLARAEVYAAAGADGFFVPRLSTPPHIEAVAKGTSLPLNVLSGPGLANVATLRQLGVRRLSIGGNLAEVAYEAARRACTELVQSGTYSSFFPAEITYPKMNAFFAGKN; translated from the coding sequence ATGAACAATGCGGCCACGTTTCGTTCGTTGCATGCCCCCGGTGAAATGCTCGTGCTTCCCAATGCATGGGACTGCGCCAGCGCTGCCCTGTTCGAAGCAAGCGGCGCACGCGCCACAGCCACCACCAGCTCCGCGATGGCCTGGTCCCTCGGCTACCCCGACGGCGAGCACGTGCCCGTCGCGCTGCTCGCCGATGTCGTGCGGCGCATGGTCCGCACCGTGTCGATCCCCGTGTCCGTGGACCTCGAGCGCGGCTTCGGCGCCACACCGCGCGACGTCGCCGAAAGCGTCACGCGGATCCTCGACGCGGGCGCGGTCGGATTCAACTTGGAAGACGGCAGCGGGGACCCCAAGGCCTTCGCCGAACGCCTTCACGCGGCACGAGAGGCCGCGCAGCGCGCGGGGGTCGACGCCTTCATCAACGCGCGCACGGACGTCGTTCTCCATGGCAAGCTTCCGCCCGAGAAGCACGTGGAGGAGTGCCTCGCACGGGCCGAGGTCTACGCCGCCGCGGGCGCCGACGGCTTTTTCGTACCCCGATTGAGCACGCCCCCGCACATCGAGGCCGTCGCCAAGGGCACCTCCTTGCCGCTCAACGTGCTGTCCGGCCCCGGCTTGGCCAACGTCGCCACCCTGCGCCAGCTCGGCGTGCGAAGGCTGAGCATCGGAGGCAACCTCGCCGAAGTCGCCTACGAGGCCGCACGCCGCGCCTGTACGGAGCTCGTCCAGTCGGGCACGTACTCGTCGTTCTTCCCGGCCGAAATCACCTACCCCAAGATGAACGCGTTCTTCGCCGGCAAGAACTAG
- a CDS encoding RNA methyltransferase: MRRLAIALVHHPVLDREGQTVTTAVTNLDVHDLSRSARTYGCSDYFIVHPITAQRDLVERICDHWTNGSSGKRIPDRKVALELVRVVPSLEDVYARFGGRDAVEVWITAARKVAPPMSMKDARAALEGEGRPVVVLFGTGWGLAGSVVESADATLEPIRGSVDSTYNHLSVRAACAITLDRLRG, translated from the coding sequence ATGCGAAGGCTGGCCATTGCGCTGGTGCACCACCCCGTGCTCGATCGAGAAGGGCAAACGGTCACCACGGCGGTGACGAACCTCGACGTGCACGATCTGTCGCGGAGCGCGCGGACCTACGGCTGCAGCGATTACTTCATCGTGCACCCCATCACGGCACAACGCGATCTGGTGGAGCGCATCTGCGACCATTGGACGAACGGCTCGAGCGGAAAGCGCATTCCGGACCGCAAGGTGGCACTCGAATTGGTGCGTGTGGTGCCCTCGCTGGAAGACGTCTACGCGCGCTTCGGCGGCCGCGACGCGGTCGAGGTGTGGATCACGGCGGCGCGCAAGGTCGCGCCGCCCATGTCGATGAAGGATGCGCGGGCGGCCCTCGAAGGCGAGGGACGCCCGGTGGTGGTGCTCTTTGGAACGGGATGGGGGCTCGCGGGATCGGTCGTGGAATCGGCCGACGCGACCTTGGAGCCCATTCGAGGAAGCGTCGACTCGACGTACAACCACCTCAGCGTGCGCGCGGCGTGCGCGATCACGCTGGATCGCCTTCGCGGCTAG
- the trmD gene encoding tRNA (guanosine(37)-N1)-methyltransferase TrmD, translated as MRVDVVTLFPEAFESFLATTFVARGIESGQMSVRFRSPREFGLGKHKSVDDTPYGGGSGMVMRVDVLTACFDSLDADAPDGAKAHRVLLTPQGAPLDQARVRALAARPAVMLVCGRYEGFDERVRGYVDEEISLGDFVMTGGEVAAMAIIESCVRLLPGVLGNEDSVREESHSPENEGLLEYPQYTRPAEFRGVGVPAVLSGGHHAQIAAWRREQAIARTRERRPELYERYVKSLPPGGGKAK; from the coding sequence ATGCGCGTCGATGTCGTGACGCTGTTCCCCGAGGCTTTCGAAAGCTTCCTCGCGACGACCTTCGTCGCGCGCGGCATCGAGTCGGGGCAGATGAGCGTGCGCTTTCGCTCCCCGCGCGAGTTCGGGCTGGGGAAACACAAGAGCGTGGACGATACGCCCTACGGGGGCGGAAGCGGCATGGTGATGCGCGTGGACGTGCTCACCGCATGCTTCGATTCGCTGGATGCGGACGCGCCCGATGGGGCGAAGGCCCACCGCGTGCTGCTTACGCCGCAGGGGGCGCCGCTCGATCAAGCGCGGGTGCGCGCACTGGCGGCGCGTCCGGCGGTGATGCTCGTGTGCGGCCGCTACGAAGGGTTCGACGAGCGCGTGCGCGGGTACGTCGACGAAGAGATTTCGCTGGGCGACTTCGTGATGACCGGCGGCGAGGTGGCTGCGATGGCCATCATCGAGTCCTGCGTGCGCCTTTTGCCCGGGGTGCTGGGCAACGAGGACTCCGTGCGCGAAGAGTCGCACAGCCCGGAAAACGAAGGGCTGCTCGAGTACCCGCAGTACACGCGCCCGGCGGAGTTTCGCGGGGTGGGCGTGCCCGCGGTGCTTTCGGGCGGGCATCACGCGCAGATTGCGGCGTGGCGCCGTGAGCAGGCCATCGCGCGCACGCGCGAGCGCCGCCCCGAGTTGTACGAGCGGTACGTGAAGAGCCTCCCGCCGGGCGGCGGAAAGGCGAAGTAG
- the queG gene encoding tRNA epoxyqueuosine(34) reductase QueG, whose amino-acid sequence MVHLQPPKTQATRPEEAIVARAREMGFDAVGFARADLPLEADYARYREFIDQGMHGEMSWLAENAEVRASATGEGMLAGARSVICLARRYQRSREDEERDAPLARTVARYARGSDYHNHLRRKLRKLAAFVRRLGTEEAPVFARPLCDDAPILERAWAARAGLGFIGKNGLLIVPGQGSMVLLGEVLTTLPLTPGVPMAERCGSCTRCLDVCPTQAFVRPFVLDARRCIAYLTIEHRSGIDEAFRAPIGEHLFGCDDCQTVCPFNASNKQRAPANGPFEPLEAWSTLDLTTLLELRSEEDEATQAVWARLAGSPVRRATVEGLARNAALVLGNREDAEALPVLRRVATAHPSAMVRDSAGWAVRRIEGVRV is encoded by the coding sequence ATGGTGCATCTGCAGCCGCCCAAGACGCAAGCCACTCGGCCCGAGGAGGCCATCGTGGCGCGGGCGCGCGAGATGGGCTTCGACGCGGTCGGCTTTGCGCGCGCGGACCTCCCTCTGGAGGCCGACTACGCGCGCTACCGCGAATTCATCGACCAGGGCATGCACGGCGAGATGTCCTGGCTCGCCGAAAACGCCGAGGTTCGGGCCAGCGCGACGGGCGAGGGCATGCTCGCGGGGGCCCGCAGCGTCATCTGCCTGGCACGCCGCTACCAGCGTTCGCGCGAGGACGAGGAGCGCGATGCGCCGCTCGCCCGCACCGTGGCGCGGTATGCGCGCGGGAGCGACTACCACAATCACCTGCGGCGGAAACTTCGCAAGCTGGCCGCCTTCGTCCGGCGGCTCGGCACGGAGGAGGCGCCGGTGTTCGCGCGGCCGCTCTGCGACGACGCGCCCATCTTGGAGCGTGCCTGGGCGGCCCGCGCGGGGCTCGGCTTCATCGGCAAAAATGGGCTGCTCATCGTGCCCGGCCAGGGATCCATGGTGCTGCTCGGCGAAGTGCTCACCACCTTGCCCCTCACCCCGGGGGTGCCCATGGCGGAGCGCTGCGGAAGCTGCACGCGGTGCCTCGACGTCTGCCCGACGCAGGCGTTCGTGCGCCCCTTCGTGCTCGATGCGCGCCGGTGCATCGCGTACCTGACCATCGAGCACCGTTCGGGCATCGACGAGGCGTTTCGTGCCCCCATCGGGGAGCACCTCTTCGGCTGCGACGACTGCCAGACGGTGTGCCCCTTCAATGCCTCGAACAAGCAGCGCGCCCCGGCGAATGGGCCGTTCGAGCCGCTGGAGGCGTGGAGCACCCTCGATTTGACGACGCTTCTCGAGCTTCGCTCCGAGGAGGACGAGGCCACGCAGGCCGTCTGGGCGCGCCTTGCCGGAAGCCCGGTGCGGCGAGCGACCGTCGAGGGACTCGCCCGCAATGCCGCCTTGGTGCTCGGCAACCGCGAGGATGCCGAGGCGCTGCCGGTGTTGCGGCGTGTGGCGACGGCCCACCCCTCCGCCATGGTGCGCGACAGCGCAGGTTGGGCCGTTCGGCGGATAGAAGGGGTTAGGGTTTAG
- a CDS encoding RluA family pseudouridine synthase: MTRLQNAADFYSRPEGVPEGSVVSAFRVPPEAAGARLDLFVQSQLRRTSRTRTQQIIKLSAYDETGRRLWPNDRVRAHQTILLWRPPWDEAEVPVDLPILYEDDHLLAIDKPPMLPVHPTARYYKNTLIKLLQSARPKEFVTLAHRLDRETSGIILVAKTRECDRAVKRLFEERDEVDKSYLAITWGVPSPDAPAGATPQAVPGAFRCELPLELDLENRYKVKMRIGRTDDAQSAATGFEVLGVRERARRTYALVRCDLETGRQHQIRVHLQSYGTPIVGDKLYGPDESYFALAADGELTDEHRVQLELPRHALHAARIALPHPITGADLAIESPLPADLAEFWESLARA, from the coding sequence TTGACCCGCCTCCAGAACGCCGCCGATTTCTATTCGCGCCCCGAAGGGGTGCCTGAAGGCTCCGTGGTGAGCGCCTTCCGCGTTCCCCCGGAGGCCGCCGGCGCGCGGTTGGACCTGTTCGTCCAGAGCCAGCTCCGGCGCACCAGCCGCACGCGCACCCAGCAGATCATCAAGCTGTCGGCCTACGACGAGACCGGCCGCCGCCTCTGGCCCAACGACCGCGTGCGTGCGCACCAGACGATCCTTCTCTGGCGCCCTCCGTGGGACGAGGCCGAGGTCCCCGTCGATCTTCCGATTCTCTACGAAGACGACCACCTGCTCGCCATCGACAAGCCGCCGATGCTGCCGGTGCATCCGACGGCGCGCTACTACAAGAACACGCTCATCAAGCTTCTGCAGTCGGCGCGGCCCAAGGAGTTCGTCACGCTCGCGCACCGGCTCGACCGCGAAACCAGCGGCATCATCCTGGTGGCCAAGACGCGCGAATGCGATCGCGCGGTCAAGCGGCTCTTCGAGGAGCGGGACGAGGTCGACAAATCGTACCTCGCCATCACGTGGGGTGTCCCCTCCCCGGACGCGCCGGCAGGAGCGACCCCGCAAGCGGTGCCTGGGGCCTTCCGCTGCGAGCTCCCGCTCGAGCTGGACCTGGAGAACCGCTACAAGGTGAAGATGCGCATTGGCCGCACGGACGACGCGCAATCGGCCGCCACCGGCTTCGAGGTCCTCGGCGTGCGCGAACGCGCCCGTCGCACCTACGCCCTGGTTCGCTGCGATCTGGAAACGGGGCGCCAGCACCAGATCCGCGTTCACTTGCAGAGCTACGGCACGCCCATCGTCGGCGACAAACTGTACGGCCCCGACGAGTCGTACTTCGCGCTCGCCGCCGATGGAGAGCTCACCGACGAGCACCGCGTGCAGCTCGAACTGCCGCGCCATGCTTTGCACGCCGCGCGCATTGCCCTGCCGCATCCCATCACCGGAGCGGACCTGGCCATCGAGTCCCCACTTCCCGCCGATTTGGCGGAGTTTTGGGAATCGCTGGCCAGGGCCTGA
- the rimM gene encoding ribosome maturation factor RimM (Essential for efficient processing of 16S rRNA), which produces MSKAKDDRFVPLAEVMRPHGVRGELRLKVFNAESDLLLDQAEVFVREKDGAEHEVSVDKARRADAAILLKLHSVDDRDRAEELRGAIIGLRRSQFPPAEEGAFYACDIEGAKVVVREGDGVREIGSVRSLTSYPSVDVLVVHAADGGKDWEIPLVEGYVAGVDVDAGVVTLHTLDDLER; this is translated from the coding sequence ATGTCCAAGGCCAAGGACGACCGATTCGTGCCGCTGGCGGAAGTCATGCGGCCGCACGGCGTACGCGGAGAGCTGCGCCTCAAGGTGTTCAACGCCGAGAGTGATCTGCTGCTCGACCAGGCAGAGGTGTTCGTCCGCGAAAAGGACGGCGCCGAGCATGAGGTGTCCGTGGACAAGGCGCGACGCGCCGACGCGGCCATCTTGCTCAAGCTTCACTCGGTGGACGATCGCGACCGCGCGGAGGAGTTGCGCGGGGCGATCATCGGGCTGCGGCGTTCTCAGTTTCCCCCGGCCGAGGAGGGCGCGTTCTACGCGTGCGACATCGAGGGGGCGAAGGTCGTGGTGCGCGAAGGCGACGGCGTCCGTGAGATCGGGTCGGTGCGCAGCCTCACGTCGTATCCGAGCGTGGACGTGTTGGTCGTGCATGCGGCCGACGGCGGCAAAGACTGGGAGATCCCGCTCGTCGAAGGGTACGTCGCGGGCGTCGACGTGGATGCCGGCGTGGTGACGTTGCACACGCTCGACGATTTGGAGCGGTGA
- a CDS encoding methyltransferase, translating to MKLEGLLVHQPARGAGYRANVDAFHLARFAAAPTEGRTNTRAVAFDLGAGAGAVGLSLLALHAVHRVVFVEIDREAAAHAERNVAEHGWTARADVLRADVADAAEEHAGRAHLVVANPPYVEVGRGRAPAEARRARARMGSLEAFVVAARKLAGRRARVCFVYPARELATLFETLRGSGLEPKRLRTVHAKGNAPARIVLVEAQPAKAGGLVIEPPLVELAPTR from the coding sequence GTGAAACTCGAGGGTTTGCTCGTTCACCAACCGGCGCGCGGGGCTGGATACCGGGCCAATGTCGATGCTTTTCACCTGGCGCGCTTCGCAGCCGCGCCCACGGAGGGCCGTACGAACACCCGCGCGGTCGCGTTCGATCTGGGCGCAGGTGCCGGTGCGGTGGGGCTTTCGCTCCTGGCACTCCATGCCGTGCACCGCGTGGTCTTCGTGGAGATCGACCGCGAGGCCGCCGCCCATGCCGAGCGCAACGTGGCGGAGCACGGATGGACCGCCCGCGCGGACGTACTTCGCGCCGACGTCGCGGACGCGGCGGAGGAGCATGCCGGGAGGGCGCACCTGGTGGTGGCCAACCCGCCCTACGTCGAAGTCGGACGAGGTCGCGCACCGGCCGAGGCACGGCGGGCGCGGGCGCGCATGGGATCGCTCGAGGCGTTCGTCGTGGCCGCCCGCAAGCTGGCCGGGCGCAGGGCACGCGTCTGCTTCGTGTACCCGGCACGTGAGCTCGCAACGTTGTTCGAGACGTTGCGCGGATCGGGCCTGGAGCCGAAGCGCCTGCGCACGGTGCACGCCAAGGGCAACGCACCCGCGCGCATCGTGCTGGTGGAAGCGCAGCCAGCAAAAGCCGGCGGCCTCGTCATCGAACCGCCGCTGGTGGAACTCGCCCCCACGCGGTAG
- a CDS encoding S46 family peptidase, producing MRFPRRTSLFVTAIVAAACGGEAANVPPEPPPATATAASAPAPAPSAPKKEEAQLQLAESDEGMWTLDRFPTERVAKLHGWGPTKEWLDRIRPRAVKIALGCSGSIVSSSGLVMTNHHCVADCVGQLSKKGRDYLAQGFYAKTEGEELKCPDYEIDQLASVTDVTSRIEAATKGAAESEFVAKQRAAMGAIEKECTTGEGVRCDVITLYNGGQYQLYKYRRFTDVRLVLAPERAAAFFGGDPDNFNFPRYDFDVSFVRLYDGNKPVKTDERFRFSATGPKQGEPIFITGHPYTTQRLFTVSRLEFARDVELPESQRQAAEVRAMLLEYGKKNAEAKRIAEILLFDIENAIKVYAGKFQALSDKEFFAKKVKDEQALRNYVASHPDLQKTVGDPWEAIARSQVELRNIFVAYKMLEATPNHSTLLQLARHLVRAAEETSKPNAERLREYSEAKLPALKEELFSTAPIYDELEARLIEQKLLWMRGALGPDDPAVQHALGKDAPEQLAAALVRGTKLKDVKVRKALLEGGKAAIEKSTDPLIQYVRRTDADARAVRKIYEEKVEGVVKKNGELVGRAHFAAYGQTTYPDATATLRVAFGEVKGWDERGKPVNPITNFGGMYERHTGKEPFALPKRWLDAKGKLNASTPFNFSSTHDIIGGNSGSPVIDKEGEIVGIVFDGNIHSLGGSYGYDPKNNRSVSLHSAALLEGLDKVYGASRILAEIKQ from the coding sequence ATGCGCTTTCCCCGCCGTACATCTCTCTTCGTGACCGCCATCGTCGCCGCCGCATGCGGTGGCGAGGCGGCGAACGTGCCCCCCGAACCTCCGCCCGCCACGGCCACCGCCGCATCGGCCCCGGCTCCTGCACCGAGTGCTCCCAAGAAAGAGGAAGCCCAACTGCAGCTCGCCGAGAGCGACGAGGGCATGTGGACGCTCGATCGTTTCCCCACGGAGCGTGTGGCCAAGCTTCACGGCTGGGGACCCACGAAGGAGTGGCTCGATCGCATCCGCCCGCGTGCGGTGAAAATCGCCCTCGGGTGCTCGGGCAGCATCGTCTCGTCGAGCGGCCTGGTGATGACCAACCACCACTGTGTCGCCGACTGCGTCGGCCAGCTCTCCAAGAAGGGCCGCGACTACCTGGCGCAGGGCTTCTACGCGAAGACCGAAGGCGAGGAGCTGAAGTGCCCCGACTACGAGATCGATCAGCTCGCCTCGGTGACCGACGTGACCTCGCGCATCGAAGCCGCCACCAAAGGCGCCGCCGAGTCCGAGTTCGTCGCCAAGCAGCGCGCCGCGATGGGGGCCATCGAGAAGGAGTGCACCACCGGCGAGGGCGTGCGCTGCGACGTCATCACCCTGTACAACGGCGGGCAGTACCAGCTGTACAAGTACCGGCGCTTCACCGACGTGCGCCTGGTGCTCGCGCCCGAGCGCGCGGCGGCCTTTTTCGGCGGCGATCCGGACAACTTCAACTTCCCGCGCTACGACTTCGACGTTTCGTTCGTGCGGCTCTACGACGGCAACAAGCCGGTGAAGACCGACGAACGTTTCCGCTTTTCGGCCACGGGGCCGAAGCAGGGCGAGCCCATTTTCATCACCGGGCATCCCTACACGACGCAGCGCCTGTTCACGGTCTCGCGGCTCGAGTTCGCGCGGGACGTCGAGCTTCCGGAGTCCCAGCGTCAGGCCGCAGAGGTTCGTGCCATGCTCCTCGAGTACGGCAAGAAGAACGCGGAGGCGAAGCGCATCGCCGAGATTTTGCTCTTCGACATCGAGAACGCCATCAAGGTGTACGCCGGCAAGTTCCAGGCTTTGTCCGACAAGGAGTTCTTCGCCAAGAAGGTGAAGGACGAGCAGGCGCTTCGCAATTACGTGGCCTCGCACCCGGATCTGCAGAAGACCGTCGGCGATCCGTGGGAGGCGATTGCGCGCTCCCAGGTCGAGCTGCGCAACATCTTCGTCGCCTACAAAATGCTCGAGGCGACGCCGAACCACTCGACCTTGCTGCAGCTGGCGCGCCACTTGGTGCGCGCGGCCGAGGAGACGTCGAAGCCCAATGCCGAGCGGCTGCGCGAGTACTCGGAGGCAAAGCTTCCGGCCCTGAAGGAGGAGCTGTTCTCGACGGCGCCGATCTACGACGAGCTCGAGGCGCGGCTCATCGAGCAGAAGCTCCTCTGGATGCGTGGCGCGCTCGGGCCCGACGATCCGGCGGTGCAGCACGCGCTGGGCAAAGATGCGCCGGAGCAGTTGGCCGCGGCGCTCGTGCGGGGCACCAAGCTCAAGGACGTGAAGGTGCGCAAGGCGCTGCTCGAAGGTGGAAAGGCCGCCATCGAGAAGTCGACCGATCCGCTGATCCAGTACGTGCGGCGGACCGACGCGGATGCGCGCGCGGTGCGTAAGATCTACGAGGAGAAGGTCGAGGGCGTGGTGAAGAAGAACGGGGAGCTCGTCGGACGTGCGCACTTCGCGGCGTACGGCCAGACCACGTACCCGGATGCCACGGCGACGTTGCGCGTGGCCTTCGGCGAGGTCAAAGGCTGGGACGAGCGCGGAAAGCCGGTCAATCCCATCACGAACTTCGGCGGCATGTACGAGCGGCACACGGGCAAGGAACCTTTCGCCCTGCCGAAGCGCTGGCTGGATGCGAAGGGCAAGCTCAATGCGTCCACGCCGTTCAACTTCAGCTCGACGCACGACATCATCGGCGGCAATTCGGGCTCGCCGGTGATCGACAAGGAAGGCGAGATCGTGGGGATCGTCTTCGACGGGAACATCCACTCCCTGGGCGGCTCCTACGGCTACGATCCCAAGAACAACCGCTCCGTGTCGTTGCACAGCGCGGCGCTCTTGGAAGGGCTCGACAAGGTTTACGGCGCGAGCCGCATTTTGGCCGAGATCAAGCAGTAG